The DNA sequence TCAGGAAAGCAAAGGAATGTAATGTCCTTAACTTTCAAAGTTGCTCAGATAGGTAATGAGAATTTCACGGATGATAATGGGAGTGCATCTGGTAATTTTACAAGTGTTCATACATTGACTAATTCAGCTGCTAACATGGCGGGGAATTATCCATCGAATAAATCCTTTGTGATTATTGGTAAGCTTGAGGACAAGTTTACAAACGTTGAATTTTCTACAACAGTAGCAACTGAAAGCGTAGTAATGTCCTATGATAAGAACGGACGTGTAGGCATCGGTAAGGTTGCAGAATTTGGGAAACCAGGCTCATTAGATGTTCTAGGCGATATCTACTCGAATAACAAGCCAATTCAGCAGTATCAGCTGACCTCTAACAATGGAGGTCTAGGTAGAGGTAGTGCTCAATGGGATGATGTTTGGAACAAGCAAGCTACAGAATTTGGTTGGAGGTCTGGCAAATACGATGACAACCCAACAGGAAAAAACGGTGAGTGGGGTCTGTATCAAAATTTTTGGCTTGATAGCTGGAAAGGCGTCCAATTTTTCACCTCAATAGGGACAGGTCGTGTATTTGTTAGAACCTATAACAATGCCAATAAATGGTCTCCAACGCAATGGAAAGAGATTGCTACCAAAGATGACATTCAGAGCCCACCTTGGCAAAATGCCGTTTTACAAAATGGATGGAACCATCATCCTGAGTATGAAAAAGTGCAGTTTTCAAAAACGTTCGACGGGATTGTGTATTTAAAAGGGACGTGTAAAGGCGGAAAGACTACCCGTGAGTCAATTATCTTTACTTTGCCTGAAAATTTCAGACCATCCACAACGCTATTCAAAACCGCTTTAAACAATGACTATGGCCCTGCCGTTGTCGGGATTTATCCAGGAGGTAACGTAGTCGTCAAGGGGAACGTTGACGCTACATGGCTCAACTTTGACAACGTATCATTCAAAATTTAAGGAGGAAATATGAAACTAGAATATGGCTCAAAATCACAGGAATTTGATGCAAGTGGAACAGCATCAGCTACCAAGGTCACACTTGTCAACTCAAATGGTGCTATCGTACCTATCTTGTTACCTGCTGATAAAATCAGCCTATCAAATAGCGAACTTTTTGAGTTAGCTATTGAGGCTCTTTATCAAGAGAATTTTCCAAATCGTGCTGAAAATGAGAAATTCAGCCAGGTGGATGCGCAGCTCAAGCAAAATAAGGAAATGGCAACTAAGGTAGAGCAAGCGGCCGTGGAAAACAAGGAGAACCTTGACACGGTTTCAGCTATCACTGAGGTTCTCATCGCCCTAGCCATCTCTCAAAATGGGGGTATGCCTACTTATGCTTACAACAAAGTGGCTGAGTTCATCAAACCGCTTGTTAAAAGTACACGGTATGGAAACGGCGATATCGTCGCTATGCCATATCCGTTTGACACCAATCCGAAATGGCCAAAAGGAACCAAGACTATTTTCAAGTTCCAAATGCAAGCCACAGAAGGCTACACTTGGAAAGAACAGGCTCTTGCTGAGATGCTTCAGCAAGGTGTGCTGACCGTAGTCATGCCACGTATTGAGTAAAAGGAGGTTATATGCCAATTGAAGAAGCTGAAAAAATCGCTCAAAGTCAGGTAGCTTGGGCGATTTTGTTTATCTTACTTTTCTTTATTATCATTCGATATCTTATCAAGACCTCGGACAAGCGAGAGAAGAAGATTATGGATTTGCACGAGCAATCAAAGGCCGACTCTAACAGACGAGAAGAGCGTTTGATGACTCACCTGGAAAAAACTACTACAGAATTAACCACAATCACTCACGCGGTCGGAGATATTCAAAAAGAAATGGTCCGCATGAACGACCGCATGGAAGAAATCGAAAAAGGAGAATAACACATGCAACAAATTACTGAAATCATTATCGTTTCAGCTACTGGAATCTTGACTGTTTTGGCTGGTATCGCGGTCAAATCGATTAAGGATTTTTTGATTAAAAAAGGCGGTGAAAAGACCATCAAGATTGTCGAAATCCTTGCTAAGAACGCGGTCAACGCTGTGGAGCAAGTAGCTCAAGAGACAGGCTTCAAGGGCGAGGAAAAGCTGGAACAAGCCCGTACGAAAATCCGTGCTGAACTCAATAAGTACAATATCAGCATGACTGATAAGGACTTGGATACATTCGTTGAGTCAGCAGTCAAACAGATGAATGATGCGTGGAAAGGGGAATAATAATGGATATTGATACAAGTAGACTAAGAACTGACTTACCACAGGTGGGGGAGCAACCATACAGACAAATTCATGCACACTCAACAGGAAATCCAAATTCAACTGCCCAAAACGAAGCGGACTATCATATGCGTCGTCCTGTTGATTCTGGCTTCTTCTCTCACGTTGTCGGCAACGGCCGTGTGATGCAGACCTGGTACACAGACATGGGAGCTTATGATGTAGGTGGAGGCTGGAACGTTGAAGGCTATGGACAAGTAGAATTGATTGAGAGCCATGCTACTAAGGAAGAGTTCATGCGCGATTATAAGCTATATGTTGAACTACTGCGAAACCTTGCTGATGAAGCAGGAATTCCGAAAACGTTGGATTCTGATAGTTTGGCTGGAATTAAGACGCACCAATACTGTACGTATAACCAGCCACGAAACTACTCTGACCACGTGGATCCGTATCCTTATCTTGCAAAATGGGGCATCAGCCGTGAGCAGTTTAAAAAGGATATCGAAGGTGGCTTATCTGAAGCTGGCTGGAAACGCAATGAAACCGGCTGGTGGTGGGAGGAGTCAGATGGCTCGTATCCGACAAAACGCTGGAAGAAAATCAACAATGAGTGGTTCTACTTCGATGAACGTGGATACTGCCTAATCAACCGTTGGTTCAATGATGGCAAAGATTGGTTCTATCTTGACAAACGTGGCGCAATGGTCACAGGCTGGATGTTCCTCAACCATCGATGGTATTTCTTCAAATCAGACGGTCGCATGGCCACTGGTTGGGTGAAATACCGTGAAACCTGGTATTTTATGGAAGAAAAAGATGGCTACATGCTCTCTAAACAATTCATTAAGTCAGGCGATGGCTGGTACTATTTGAAAGCCAACGGTGAACTTCACACAGACCCAGCATTCAAAACAGAACCAGACGGGCTTATCACTATCGTCGATAAACCAAAAGAAGAAAAATAAAAACAGAAAGAATTTCAAAATAGATTACACTAGCCCGCAGGCTCAGGCTTGCGGGCTTTTTTTGTTTTATAAGGGGCAAAAAAGGGGCAAAAATGTCGTAAATCTCTGTAAAACGATGTAAAAAGTCAACTTTGCTCTCGCTTTAAAGCTCTAAATTTCAACGTATTGTGAAACAGTGTAAATTATCGTATCACCTATAACTGTTGTGTGCTCTTTTTTCGTGCTTTTTCCGAATAAATAAGATAGAATAATCTAGAATAAATGATAATAGAAAAGAGAAAAATATGAAAATTCGTGGTTTTGAATTGGTTTCGAGTTTTACAGATGAAAGTTTGCTACCTAAGCGTGAGACGGCTCATGCAGCTGGTTACGACTTAAAGGTTGCTGTGCGTACGGTTATTGCGCCAGGAGAGATTGTCTTGGTTCCGACAGGTGTTAAGGCCTATATGCAGCCGACAGAAGTGCTCTATCTCTATGACCGTTCATCAAACCCTCGCAAGAAGGGTTTGGTTTTGATTAACTCAGTTGGGGTCATTGATGGGGATTATTATGGAAATCCTGGGAATGAAGGCCATATCTTTGCTCAGATGAAAAACATTACTGAACAGGAAGTCGTCCTCGAAGTTGGAGAACGTGTAGTCCAGGCTGTCTTTGCACCATTTTTGATTGCAGACGGAGATGAAGCGGATGGCGTGCGGACTGGTGGTTTTGGGTCAACTGGACACTAAGATGAAGATTATCTTTGTACGTCATGGGGAGCCAGATTACCGTGAGTTAGAGGAGTGTTCCTACACTGGCTTTGGATTAGATTTGGCTCCTTTGTCTGAGAAAGGAAGGCGACAAGCTCAGGAACTTTGCCAAAATCCTTTGCTTGGCTCAGCTGATATACTGGTGTCTTCTGCAGTGACGCGAGCATTAGAAACGGCTTCTTATCTTACTTGTGCTACGGGCCTTCCTTTAAGAGTAGAGCCTTTATTGCATGAATGGCAGGTTTACGAAAGTGGTATAGAGAATTTTGAAAAAGCACGTACTCTGTTTTTAGAAAACAAGGGGGAGTTGCTTCCTAATAGTCCTATTCAGTATGAGACAGCTGAAGAGATGAAGGTGCGTTTTTTGGAAACTATGATAAAGTACCGAGACTACCAGACAGTGCTAGTTGTCGCTCATCGAATGCTCATGCGCCAATTTGTACCAGACGAGAAGATTGATTTTTGCCAAGTGATTGAATGTGAGGTAGAAATTTAGAAAGAGGTTTATCATCGCAAAGAAAAAAGCGACATTTGTGTGTCAAAATTGTGAATATAATTCACCTAAGTATCTAGGGCGCTGTCCAAACTGTGGAGCTTGGTCTTCTTTTGTAGAAGAGATCGAGGTTATCGAGGTTAAGAATGCGCGTGTGTCCTTGACAGGTGAAAAAACCAAGCCTATGAAACTGGCTGAAGTGACTTCAATCATCGTCAATCGAACCAAGACGGAGATGGAGGAATTCAACCGTGTACTTGGAGGCGGAGTGGTACCAGGGAGTCTCGTCCTCATCGGTGGGGACCCAGGGATTGGGAAATCAACCCTTCTCCTACAAGTTTCTACCCAGTTGTCTCAAGTGGGGACCGTTCTCTATGTCAGTGGGGAGGAGTCTGCTCAGCAGATTAAGTTACGAGCAGAGCGCTTGGGGGATATTGATAGTGAGTTTTATCTCTATGCAGAGACCAATATGCAGAGTGTTCGAGCTGAGGTAGAGCGTATCCAACCTGACTTTCTCATCATC is a window from the Streptococcus oralis genome containing:
- a CDS encoding DUF1366 domain-containing protein: MKLEYGSKSQEFDASGTASATKVTLVNSNGAIVPILLPADKISLSNSELFELAIEALYQENFPNRAENEKFSQVDAQLKQNKEMATKVEQAAVENKENLDTVSAITEVLIALAISQNGGMPTYAYNKVAEFIKPLVKSTRYGNGDIVAMPYPFDTNPKWPKGTKTIFKFQMQATEGYTWKEQALAEMLQQGVLTVVMPRIE
- a CDS encoding phage holin; its protein translation is MQQITEIIIVSATGILTVLAGIAVKSIKDFLIKKGGEKTIKIVEILAKNAVNAVEQVAQETGFKGEEKLEQARTKIRAELNKYNISMTDKDLDTFVESAVKQMNDAWKGE
- a CDS encoding N-acetylmuramoyl-L-alanine amidase family protein, which produces MDIDTSRLRTDLPQVGEQPYRQIHAHSTGNPNSTAQNEADYHMRRPVDSGFFSHVVGNGRVMQTWYTDMGAYDVGGGWNVEGYGQVELIESHATKEEFMRDYKLYVELLRNLADEAGIPKTLDSDSLAGIKTHQYCTYNQPRNYSDHVDPYPYLAKWGISREQFKKDIEGGLSEAGWKRNETGWWWEESDGSYPTKRWKKINNEWFYFDERGYCLINRWFNDGKDWFYLDKRGAMVTGWMFLNHRWYFFKSDGRMATGWVKYRETWYFMEEKDGYMLSKQFIKSGDGWYYLKANGELHTDPAFKTEPDGLITIVDKPKEEK
- a CDS encoding dUTP diphosphatase, producing MKIRGFELVSSFTDESLLPKRETAHAAGYDLKVAVRTVIAPGEIVLVPTGVKAYMQPTEVLYLYDRSSNPRKKGLVLINSVGVIDGDYYGNPGNEGHIFAQMKNITEQEVVLEVGERVVQAVFAPFLIADGDEADGVRTGGFGSTGH
- a CDS encoding histidine phosphatase family protein encodes the protein MKIIFVRHGEPDYRELEECSYTGFGLDLAPLSEKGRRQAQELCQNPLLGSADILVSSAVTRALETASYLTCATGLPLRVEPLLHEWQVYESGIENFEKARTLFLENKGELLPNSPIQYETAEEMKVRFLETMIKYRDYQTVLVVAHRMLMRQFVPDEKIDFCQVIECEVEI